From the Lathyrus oleraceus cultivar Zhongwan6 chromosome 4, CAAS_Psat_ZW6_1.0, whole genome shotgun sequence genome, one window contains:
- the LOC127136660 gene encoding WAT1-related protein At3g02690, chloroplastic — protein MEEERRNTTYEDEKFPGLVGIDEDEDEQRTSSTQCFSSSVSEEEENGKAEKKDESSPKILCLAEGLWEDAVLISPFFFWGTAMVAMKEVLPKYSPFFVSSFRLIPAGFLLVAFAASRGRPFPSGFNAWLSISLFALIDAACFQGFLAEGLEKTSAGLGSVIIDSQPLTVAVLAALLFGESIGIIGAAGLVLGVVGLVLLELPALSFDGSDFSLWGSGELWMLLAAQSMAVGTVMVRWVSKYSDPIMATGWVRFKSHFNSILLTILCYET, from the exons ATGGAAGAAGAACGAAGAAATACTACCTACGAGGATGAGAAGTTCCCCGGTCTTGTAGGGATTGATGAAGATGAGGATGAACAAAGAACAAGCTCCACTCAG TGTTTTTCTAGTAGTGtaagtgaagaagaagaaaatggaAAAGCAGAGAAAAAAGATGAATCATCGCCGAAGATACTTTGCCTAGCGGAAGGGTTATGGGAAGATGCTGTTTTAATATCGCCGTTCTTCTTCTGGGGCACTGCCATGGTGGCGATGAAAGAAGTGCTTCCTAAATACAGTCCTTTCTTCGTTTCGTCTTTTCGTCTCATTCCAGCTGGGTTCCTTCTCGTTGCTTTTGCTGCTTCCAGAGGAAGGCCTTTTCCCTCTGGCTTTAATGCTTGGCTTTCCATTTCGCTCTTTGCTCTCATAGATGCTGCCTGCTTTCAG GGATTTCTCGCAGAAGGGTTGGAGAAGACTTCAGCTGGTTTGGGCAGT GTTATTATTGATTCACAACCTTTGACAGTGGCTGTACTTGCAGCTTTGTTGTTTGGTGAGTCCATTGGAATTATTGGAGCTGCTGGGCTTGTACTTGGTGTCGTAGGACTTGTGTTACTGGAG TTACCTGCCTTATCATTTGATGGGAGCGACTTCTCACTGTGGGGAAGTGGGGAGTTGTGGATGCTTCTTGCAGCTCAGAGCATGGCAGTTGGCACTGTTATGGTTCGTTGGGTATCCAAGTACTCTGATCCTATCATGGCAACTGGATGGGTGCGCTTCAAATCTCATTTTAACTCGATTTTGTTGACAATTTTATGTTATGAAACTTAA